The genome window TTTTTAAATCATTTATTGTAGCATTTGAAAGAATATTATCTCGTTTAGAAACAACTTTGTCTTTATGTGATAATATTTCTTCAAATATAATTACTTCATCATCAAGCTTTTTTTTGGCTTTGCCATATTCTACTTTGTTAATATCTTCAACTTTTTCTCTATATTCTAATACCTTTTCTAGTCTAAAGTTAAATTTCTCCATAATACCAGCTCCCTGTCAATTAGTCAGTATTAGAACTATTAATTATATTTTTTATCATTTCAATTATCTCTTCAAAAGTGTAGTTTGAATCTTTATCTTGTTTTAAAAAGTCATGAATCTGGTCTATTATACTTATTGCCCTATCAATTTTAGGATTCGAGCCCATCTTGTAAGCGCCAATATTTATTAAATCCTCTGCCTCCCTATAAGTTGCTAAAATATCCTTTATTTCATTTGACATATTTATATGTTCCTTAGAGCATATATTGGGCATTACTCTACTAACACTTTGTAATACATCAATTGCTGGATAATGATTTTGGTTTGCCAATTTTCTAGTAAGTACTATATGTCCATCTAATATACCCCTTACAGCATCTGTTATTGGCTCATTCATATCATCTCCATCTACCAATACTGTATATAGGCCTGTGATACTACCATTTGATGATGTGCCCGCTCTTTCAAGAAGCTTAGGTAGTACAGAGAACACTGATGGTGTAAAACCACGAGTTACTGGCGGTTCGCCAATAGCTAAGCCTATCTCTCTCTGAGCCATAGAGAATCTTGTTAAGGAATCCATCATAAGCATAACGTTTTTGCCTCTATCTCTAAAATATTCAGCTATGGCAGTGGTTAGTAGGGCTCCTTTCATCCTAACTAAAGCGGGCTGATCTGAAGTAGCTACTACTACGACAGAATTTTTAAGCCCTTCTTCACCTAAGTCATTTTCAATAAATTCTCTTACTTCTCTACCTCTTTCACCTATAAGACCAATAACATTAATATCAGACTTTGCATTTCTTGCAATCATACCCATCAAGGTACTTTTACCTACTCCACTTCCTGCAAAAATTCCTATTCTTTGACCCATACCACAAGTTAACAATCCATCTATGGATTTAACACCTAAAGGCAGCACTTCAGAGATTTTTGTTCTTTGAAGTGGATTAGGAGGCATATTGGAAACAGGATACTTTCTAATTGTAAATATATCCCCTTTTCCATCCATTGGATTTCCCAGCCCATCCAATATCCTTCCTACTAATTCTTCTCCTACGCTAACCTGTAAAGTATGTCCACTTGCAATCACTTTGCTCCCAGGACCAATTCCCTCCATATCTCCAAATGGCATTAGCAGAATTTTGTCTTCCTTGAATCCAACTACTTCAGCCATTATATATCTATTAGAGTTAAAAGGCTTAATGTAGCATAACTCTCCAATATTTGACTGAGGACCTTTTGACTCTATCGTTAATCCTGTTACTTTTGTAATTTCACCATTATATTTAATAAAATCTACACCTTCTATGGTATCTATATATTTTTGTAAATTGATAGTTTGCATAATCATCACTCACTGTTAAGTAAAGTAGTTAAAAGTTTTTTCATTTCTTCTATTTGCAAATCGACACTAACATCCACATTGCCCTTAGAACCTTCAATTATACAGCCACCTTTGGATAATGTAGAGTCTATTCTTACTTCTATATCCTCAATCAAATTTGCCTTGGCTAATATTCTCTGTTTAGACATTTCAACAATGTCATAATCGTCTTTAGAAACTTTAATAATTAGATTTTCTTTTACATTTAGACTATCTATTCCTTTTAATACTACTGAGATTATGGCTTCCTCGTCATCTATAATTTTCTGATTAATAATTTTTTCACATAGAGTTATCACCATATTAACAACATCTTTTTCTATATTAGAAAGAACTATCTCTCTTTCTTTTAAATATCCTTTTTTAATCTCATTAGCTTCCCTTATTAATTCATCAGAAGTTTCTTTTCCCTCAGCATAACCTTCATCATATCCTGCTTTATATCCTTCTCCTCTAGCCTTGTCACAAATGCTCTTTACTTTCAGATGTGTATCCTCAAGTATTTTTTCAGAATCCTTTATTGCTTTTGAAACTATTTTTCCTGCTTCAATTTTTGCATTTTCTACAATTGAGTTTGCTAGTTTTTTTGCTTCCGCTATCTTGTCAGCTAGTACCTCTGCACCTATATCCTGTTCGTGGCTTATAGATTCGGTTTTTTTAACAATCCTAACTTGAGAAGACTTAATAATACTAGACAATGACATCATCTCCTCCTCTAGGCGTTACTATTTCACCTTCTTCTTCTAGTTTTCTAATAACATTAACAATGTTTTGCTGAGCCTCTTCAATATCTTTAATTCTTACAGGTCCCATAAACTCCATATCTTCTTTAATCATTTCAACTAAACGCTTAGACATATTGCTGAAAACAACATCTCTAACTTCATCACTTGCACTCTTAAGAGCAATAGCCCATTTGCTATTATCAATCTCTCTAACAAATCTTTGAATAGATCTACTATCAAGAGTTACTATATCTTCAAATACAAACATTCTCTTTCTAATTTCTTCAGATAGTTCTGCATCTTTTATATCAAGCTCTTCCATAATGTACTTCTCTGTACCTCTATCAACAGAATTAAGTATAGATACAATTGTAGATAGTCCACCAGCTGCAGTGTAATCTTGCGAAACCAATGTTGAAAACTTGCTTTCTATTACACGTTCAATTTCTTTTATTACCTCAGGAGACGTTCTATCCATTACTGCAATTCTTCTTGCTACATCTGCCTGTTTATCAGCAGGTAGTTTGGCTAATATCTGTGCAGCTTGAGTAGGCATCAAATAAGCTAAAATCAGTGCTATAGTTTGTGGATGCTCATTTTGTATATAGTTAAGTATTTGATTAGGGTCTGCCTTCCTAATAAATTCAAAGGGTCTCACTTGTAGTGAAGCAGTTAATTTATTAATAATATCAACTGCTTTTTGAGAGCCTAAAGCTCTCTCCAATACATCCTTTGCATAATTAATGCCACCTTCAGATATGTACTCCTGTGCTAGGCATAGCTGATAAAAACTATCTAGAACGCTATCCTTTTCTTCAGGCGAAACAACTCTCATGTTTGCTATTTCAAGGGTTAACTCTTCAATTTCCTCATCGGTTAAGTGTTTGAAAATTTCTGCTGATTTCTGCGGTCCAAGAGTTATTAAAAGGACTGCCGCCTTCTCTTTACCCTTCATAGTTTGTTTTCTAGACATATTTTCACCTCTAATCCTCATTCAACCAAGTTCTTAAAAGTTGTGCCACAGCATCAGGTTTTTTGTCAACAAATTTGCTAATCTGTTCTTTAACCTTAGATTTTTCAGAATCAAAATCAATGTCTTCAACAATAGCCATTTCACTAGCCTTTTGTTCTATTATTTCATTGATGTCAGCCTCTTCACGTTTTCTTCTTCTAATAATTATTACTGTAGCCACTCCACCAATAATCGGTATTGCTAAGAGCAAATACCAAAGCCAAGATTGTCCGCTTTCTTCCACTTTTTTTACAAGATTATCTTCAGCTAATAATGTATCGTTAAACTTCATAGCACTTACTTCAACTTGCTTTGTATCAAGACCAGTTGCTGCATAAATTAAGTCAGCAATTTCCTTCCTGAAATCATCGGTTAATTCACTATCAGGTAAGGCATCTTTATTTAATATGATAGCAACAGTTATAGACTCAACTTGTCCAGGTGCTCTCCTTATTTGCTTATTTATCTCATTTAATTCAAAGTTAATAGTCTCACTTGCTTTATTGTACTTCGAATTTTCGCCATTTTGTTGAACATAATCTGTAATATCATCAACATTTGAATCTACACCAGGTATGCCACCCTCTATCATGTTTTCCATTTGTTCTTCAATTTTTTCCATGCTTCTTACTAAGCCTTCTTCCATGCCTTCAACAGGTGGATTAAATTCTTGTATACTGGTAAATTCTGAATCAAAGTTTACTTTTACTCCTGATCTTACGACAACATTACCGTACCCAAAAACACTCTCAAGAAAATCCTTAATACTCTTATTGATCCTTTCCTGTATCCCTTGTTGCATATTAAGCTGTTCAGTTAAGTCAAACTCCTCTTGATTTTCGTCCGTAACTGTCAAAACTCTTCCTGAATCATCAACAACAGAAACATTTTCAGGTTCCATACCTACTGCTCTTCCTACATGGTCTTGAATTCCTCGTACTTGGTTTGCAGTTAATGTCTTCCCTCTAGAAAGAGTAACAAATACTGATGCAGAGGGTTTTTCGGCATTATTTAAAATATAGCTAGTGCTTTCTGGTATATTTAAAAAAACTGAAGCTTCCTCTACCCCATCTATTTTTTCAATATCTAAAGCCAAATCATTTTCGCGCCCATAATTCGCCCTTTGCTTTTTATCATATTCGGTCATTGTCCAACTTGAGTCATTTAATGCATCTTCTCTACCATATCTTCCTTTAGGTATACCTTCAGCAGCCAATTCCATTTTTGCCTTACTTACCATATTTTCAGGAACTAGTATAGTAGTTCCATTATTCTCGTCCTTCCACTGTATATTAATTTCATCAAGCTTTTTTGTAACTGTTGCTGCCTCACTTAAATTTAAACCACTATAAAGCACAGTATACTTGGTTCTAGTAATAAAGAGAATTAGTGCAGTTATACTAATAAGTAATAGTAAGCTTCCAACTATTAGCTTGATTTTTTTCTTTTTTTCGAGGTTATTCCAAAACTCATTTAATTGCCCTGTCATTTGCTGTATGGATTCTCCCACCACATCACCTCATTTCTTACCATTTATTGTTATACTTGCATCCTCATTATTTCTTTATAGGCATCGACTACCTTATTTCTAACGGTAAGAGTCATCTGAAGTGCTAATTTGGCTTTTTCTGAAGCTATTGTTACATCATGAACATTATCAACTTGACCTAAAGCTAAAAGCTTTGTGTAATTATCTGAATCCTTTTGTAATTGATTAACTTCATCTAAAACACCTTTCAACACCTCATTAAAAGATGAAGTTTCGTTTGTTTTATTTGTAGATACACTGTTACTGTTTTTTATTAAAAAATCATTGATGTTTTCAATTCTCATAATTCTCCTCCATTAACGTCCTATCTCTAAAGCTTTTAAAGCCATATTTTTAGACGAATTTATTGCACTCATATTTGCTTCATAAGCTCTTGTAGCAGATATCATATCTACCATTTCAGTAGTTATATCAACATTAGGCATTTGCACATACCCATTATCATCGGCATCAGGATGACCTGGTTCATATATCTGTTTAAATGGAGTTTGATCTTCAATTATCTCACTTACTTTTACACCCTTAGCATTATGTAATTTATTTGAGTACTTTGACAAATAAACTGAAAACGGCGACGTTTCATTTTGCTTAAATACTACCTTTTGTCTTCTATACGGAGTTCCACTGCTAGTTCGTGTTACATTAGCATTTGCAATATTTTTTGCAATTATCTCCATTCTTGTTCTTTCAGCAGTCATTCCAGTTGCACTAATATCAATGGATTTAAATATTTTCAAAATTATCTACCTCCTTCGTTTATTACAGAATAAATAGAATCAAATTGCCTTGATATTTGTCTACTTATAGCACTATAATAGATTTCATTCTTTGCTCTTTCTGCTATCTCAACATCAATATTCACACCATTTTCATCTCTTCTAACAGAGTAATTTCTGTTTTCTTTAACAATTGAATCTAAGCTGAAACTTTGACTTCCTTTAATATGTCTGTTGTTAGTAGTATAAAGTTTTAATCTGTTTTTTTCTAACTCATCTTTCAGCAAACCCTCAAAATCAACTGTTTTTCTTTTATACCCTGGAGTATTGACGTTTGCGATATTGTCTGAAATAGCAATATGCCTTAAAGACGCACCATCAAGAGCTATTTTAAGAAAATCCGCTGTGTTAAATAACCTATTGATCACAACTATCACCCTTCTATAAATTTAGTACATATTTTTTTGATAATTCTACTATAACTTTAATAATTCTTCCTAAAAATGTTTATTAGTCTTATCTCTTGTATGCTTATTATCTCTTGTATATTTATTAGTCTTATCTCTTGTTTCTTTTCTTTTAAGAGTATCACATAATTTACTATTATTCTATTTAATTTTCACTTTTCCTTCAATTTTGCACAATTTTTTATGTTTTTTTCTCCATTTAGTGCTTAAGCCCCAGATATTTTACACATTATCCCATTAAACAACAAATACAAAATAGGAAAAATAAAAGCTTCCGCAGAAGAATTAAACATACGGAAGCTTATTGAAGCCCATGTTTTGAATTAAATGACAAAATGTAGATTCATATTCATAAAAAAAGTTGACAGAATCTATCAACTTTCCCTTAATTTTTTCAGCTCATCTAAAAGCTTATCATTTAGTATTTTTATATGTGTTCCTTTCATACCTAAAGACCTAGATTCAATTACGCCAGCACTTTCAAATTTTCTTAACGCATTTACAATAACAGATCTAGTAATGCCTACCCTATCTGCTATCTTACTAGCTACTAATAATCCTTCATTTCCATCTAATTCTTTAAATATGTGTTCTATGGCCTCAAGCTCTGAATATGAAAGTGTACCTATAGCCATTTGGACTATTGCTTTTTTTCTTGCTTCTTCTTCAATTTCTTCTGTTTTTGATCTTAGTATTTCCATTCCAACAATAGTAGCGCTATATTCAGATAGAACTAAATCATCCTCAGAAAACTCCCTTCCAAATCTCGCTAGCACAAGAGTTCCTAATCTTGTCCCTCCACTTATTAATGGAATTACAGTTGTTATTTTATCTTGATAATCACAATTTGAAATCTGATCAAATACACATTCTGATGTTTCCTTAATATTTTCTTTAGTTTCAGTTATTTTTAGCAATTCATTATTGTATTCTTCTGGAAAACGTCTTTCCTCAACTACTTCTGTATGAAGTATTCCACATTCAAAGCCTTCATGAAGCGCAAAACCAAGAACCCTACCCTTCCTACTTGAAATATATACGTTTGCATCTAGTATCTCAGATAATGCCTTGCTTAGTTCTGCAAAGGAAACGGGCTGCGAACCTGTATTCTGCAATATCTTATTAAGTCTTCTAGTCATAAGCAGTAAACTTTCACTCATCTAAATCCTCCTAATAATATTCTTCTGTTTCTAGAGTTGACCTTATCTAATATGTTCATATTTAACAGAGCAATAAAAATATTATCATACTTTTCGAAATATTTCAACATACTCAAAAGTATAGCTATATAAAGATTTCTTTTATGCTTCAACAAAATCACATTGTGGATTAATACACTTTTTTTCTATTCTTTTTCTATAATTCTTTTCGACTAAAACACCTTTACATTTTGGGCACTGTTCTTTAAGAGGCTTATCCCAAGAAACAAAGTTGCACTCCGGATATTTGCTACATCCATAAAATTTTCTTCCTCTCTTTGAGGTCCGCTCAACTATATCTCCACCACATTCTGGACACTTAACTCCTATTTCTTGCGTAATAGGTTTTGTGTTTTTGCATTCTGGATAGCCAGGACAAGCTAGAAACTTTCCATACCTACCCATTTTAATAACCATATTTTTGCCACATTTTTCACATATTACATCTGTTTCTTCGTCTTGTATTTCAATTTTGCCAATTTCTCTCTCAGCTATCTCTAGTTCTTTAGAAAAGTCCTTATAAAAATATTCAATTACTTCTTTCCAATTAGCATTCTCTTCTTCAATTTCATCTAGCTGTTTCTCCATTTCAGCGGTAAATTCCTCACTAACTATTCCCTTAAAATATTCTTTTAGTAGATCTGTAACTACTATACCCAATTCTGTTGGTTTAAAAACTTTTTTTTCTAAAATTACATACCCTCTACTTAATATGGTACTAATAGTAGGAGCATAAGTACTTGGCCTTCCTATGCCAAGCTCTTCCAAAGCTTTAACCAATGAAGCTTCTGTATATCTAGGAGGTGGTTGAGTGAAATGTTGTTGTGGCTCTAAATCCTTTAAAGGCAATTTCTCTCCTATCTCTAATTCTGGTAGTAATATATCTTTTTCATCATCAGAAGAATTATATACTCTTAGAAATCCCTCAAATAAAATTTTAGAACCTGTTACTCTAAATACAAAATTACCTGCATAAATCTTTATTGTTAAAGTCTCATAGGATGCAGGACTCATTTGGCTAGCTAAAAACCTCTCCCAAATAAGTTTATAAAGTTTAAATTGATCCTTCTTCAAGGAATCTTTTACTACACTTGGAGTCCTAGTCACAGAAGTAGGTCTAATAGCCTCATGAGCATCCTGAATGTCCTTTTTCTTCTGATTTTTGTTTTTATTAGATGCTCCTAAATATTTTTCTCCAAATTCACCTATAATATATTCTTTTACGCTTTCTAATGCTTCTTCAGAAATCCTTGTTGAATCTGTCCTTATATATGAAATAAGCCCTATTGTTCCCTGTCCCTTTATGTCAACACCTTCATATAATTGTTGAGCTAACATCATAGTTTTTTTTGTAGAAAATCCTAAACGTCTAGATGCTTCCTGCTGTAAACTACTAGTAGTAAAAGGTGGATTAGGGTTTCTGTTTTTCTTCCCCTTCTTTATATCCTTAACAATAAATTCTTCATCTTTTATAAAAGATATTATTTTATCAACCTCTTCTTTTGTATTTAACTCAACTTTTGATTCTTTGTTATCTTTAAACTCTCCATAAAAAGTTGCTTTAA of Proteiniborus sp. DW1 contains these proteins:
- the fliF gene encoding flagellar basal-body MS-ring/collar protein FliF — translated: MGESIQQMTGQLNEFWNNLEKKKKIKLIVGSLLLLISITALILFITRTKYTVLYSGLNLSEAATVTKKLDEINIQWKDENNGTTILVPENMVSKAKMELAAEGIPKGRYGREDALNDSSWTMTEYDKKQRANYGRENDLALDIEKIDGVEEASVFLNIPESTSYILNNAEKPSASVFVTLSRGKTLTANQVRGIQDHVGRAVGMEPENVSVVDDSGRVLTVTDENQEEFDLTEQLNMQQGIQERINKSIKDFLESVFGYGNVVVRSGVKVNFDSEFTSIQEFNPPVEGMEEGLVRSMEKIEEQMENMIEGGIPGVDSNVDDITDYVQQNGENSKYNKASETINFELNEINKQIRRAPGQVESITVAIILNKDALPDSELTDDFRKEIADLIYAATGLDTKQVEVSAMKFNDTLLAEDNLVKKVEESGQSWLWYLLLAIPIIGGVATVIIIRRRKREEADINEIIEQKASEMAIVEDIDFDSEKSKVKEQISKFVDKKPDAVAQLLRTWLNED
- the flgC gene encoding flagellar basal body rod protein FlgC, coding for MKIFKSIDISATGMTAERTRMEIIAKNIANANVTRTSSGTPYRRQKVVFKQNETSPFSVYLSKYSNKLHNAKGVKVSEIIEDQTPFKQIYEPGHPDADDNGYVQMPNVDITTEMVDMISATRAYEANMSAINSSKNMALKALEIGR
- the fliI gene encoding flagellar protein export ATPase FliI, encoding MQTINLQKYIDTIEGVDFIKYNGEITKVTGLTIESKGPQSNIGELCYIKPFNSNRYIMAEVVGFKEDKILLMPFGDMEGIGPGSKVIASGHTLQVSVGEELVGRILDGLGNPMDGKGDIFTIRKYPVSNMPPNPLQRTKISEVLPLGVKSIDGLLTCGMGQRIGIFAGSGVGKSTLMGMIARNAKSDINVIGLIGERGREVREFIENDLGEEGLKNSVVVVATSDQPALVRMKGALLTTAIAEYFRDRGKNVMLMMDSLTRFSMAQREIGLAIGEPPVTRGFTPSVFSVLPKLLERAGTSSNGSITGLYTVLVDGDDMNEPITDAVRGILDGHIVLTRKLANQNHYPAIDVLQSVSRVMPNICSKEHINMSNEIKDILATYREAEDLINIGAYKMGSNPKIDRAISIIDQIHDFLKQDKDSNYTFEEIIEMIKNIINSSNTD
- the fliG gene encoding flagellar motor switch protein FliG, whose protein sequence is MSRKQTMKGKEKAAVLLITLGPQKSAEIFKHLTDEEIEELTLEIANMRVVSPEEKDSVLDSFYQLCLAQEYISEGGINYAKDVLERALGSQKAVDIINKLTASLQVRPFEFIRKADPNQILNYIQNEHPQTIALILAYLMPTQAAQILAKLPADKQADVARRIAVMDRTSPEVIKEIERVIESKFSTLVSQDYTAAGGLSTIVSILNSVDRGTEKYIMEELDIKDAELSEEIRKRMFVFEDIVTLDSRSIQRFVREIDNSKWAIALKSASDEVRDVVFSNMSKRLVEMIKEDMEFMGPVRIKDIEEAQQNIVNVIRKLEEEGEIVTPRGGDDVIV
- a CDS encoding FliH/SctL family protein; its protein translation is MSSIIKSSQVRIVKKTESISHEQDIGAEVLADKIAEAKKLANSIVENAKIEAGKIVSKAIKDSEKILEDTHLKVKSICDKARGEGYKAGYDEGYAEGKETSDELIREANEIKKGYLKEREIVLSNIEKDVVNMVITLCEKIINQKIIDDEEAIISVVLKGIDSLNVKENLIIKVSKDDYDIVEMSKQRILAKANLIEDIEVRIDSTLSKGGCIIEGSKGNVDVSVDLQIEEMKKLLTTLLNSE
- the flgB gene encoding flagellar basal body rod protein FlgB, giving the protein MINRLFNTADFLKIALDGASLRHIAISDNIANVNTPGYKRKTVDFEGLLKDELEKNRLKLYTTNNRHIKGSQSFSLDSIVKENRNYSVRRDENGVNIDVEIAERAKNEIYYSAISRQISRQFDSIYSVINEGGR
- the topA gene encoding type I DNA topoisomerase, which produces MAKNLVIVESPAKAKTISKFLGKNYEVKASVGHIRDLPKSKLGIDIENNFEPQYITIRGKGPIIKELKSEAKKAKKILLATDPDREGEAISWHLANILDLDENQKSRIEFHEITKSAIQNAIKNPRAINKSLVDAQQARRVLDRLVGYKISPLLWKKVRKGLSAGRVQSVATKLICDREEEIEKFIPKEYWSLDAILLKGKSKIKATFYGEFKDNKESKVELNTKEEVDKIISFIKDEEFIVKDIKKGKKNRNPNPPFTTSSLQQEASRRLGFSTKKTMMLAQQLYEGVDIKGQGTIGLISYIRTDSTRISEEALESVKEYIIGEFGEKYLGASNKNKNQKKKDIQDAHEAIRPTSVTRTPSVVKDSLKKDQFKLYKLIWERFLASQMSPASYETLTIKIYAGNFVFRVTGSKILFEGFLRVYNSSDDEKDILLPELEIGEKLPLKDLEPQQHFTQPPPRYTEASLVKALEELGIGRPSTYAPTISTILSRGYVILEKKVFKPTELGIVVTDLLKEYFKGIVSEEFTAEMEKQLDEIEEENANWKEVIEYFYKDFSKELEIAEREIGKIEIQDEETDVICEKCGKNMVIKMGRYGKFLACPGYPECKNTKPITQEIGVKCPECGGDIVERTSKRGRKFYGCSKYPECNFVSWDKPLKEQCPKCKGVLVEKNYRKRIEKKCINPQCDFVEA
- the codY gene encoding GTP-sensing pleiotropic transcriptional regulator CodY, whose protein sequence is MSESLLLMTRRLNKILQNTGSQPVSFAELSKALSEILDANVYISSRKGRVLGFALHEGFECGILHTEVVEERRFPEEYNNELLKITETKENIKETSECVFDQISNCDYQDKITTVIPLISGGTRLGTLVLARFGREFSEDDLVLSEYSATIVGMEILRSKTEEIEEEARKKAIVQMAIGTLSYSELEAIEHIFKELDGNEGLLVASKIADRVGITRSVIVNALRKFESAGVIESRSLGMKGTHIKILNDKLLDELKKLRES
- the fliE gene encoding flagellar hook-basal body complex protein FliE, whose product is MRIENINDFLIKNSNSVSTNKTNETSSFNEVLKGVLDEVNQLQKDSDNYTKLLALGQVDNVHDVTIASEKAKLALQMTLTVRNKVVDAYKEIMRMQV